A genomic window from Glaciihabitans sp. INWT7 includes:
- a CDS encoding PPOX class F420-dependent oxidoreductase, with amino-acid sequence MPAPQLTDEGIRFVTERHLATLSTLSRNGSIHTVPVGFTLHDGTAFIITSRSSQKVLNARRSGHATLCQVEGAGWVTLVGQAEVLEDAESIALAVSRYAERYRQPRVNPERVAIAVRVERILGSSGFVER; translated from the coding sequence ATGCCCGCACCACAGCTCACCGATGAGGGAATCCGATTCGTGACCGAGCGGCACCTCGCCACGCTCTCGACTCTCTCCCGCAACGGATCCATCCACACGGTGCCGGTCGGCTTCACGCTTCATGACGGCACCGCGTTCATCATCACCTCGCGCTCCTCGCAGAAGGTGCTGAACGCGCGTCGCTCTGGCCATGCCACCCTCTGCCAGGTGGAGGGTGCGGGCTGGGTCACCCTCGTCGGCCAGGCGGAGGTGCTGGAAGATGCCGAGAGCATCGCCCTCGCCGTGAGCCGCTATGCCGAGCGCTACCGGCAGCCGCGGGTGAATCCCGAGCGGGTCGCCATTGCCGTGCGCGTGGAGCGGATTCTCGGATCCTCCGGGTTCGTCGAACGCTAG
- a CDS encoding pyridoxal 5'-phosphate synthase encodes MSEPQSPWQVVEEWLPGNDEPERPQMNLSTVSITGEPDARTVLLSEWDSQGFYFHTDALSRKAAAIVANPAVALTFLWPGFTKQLVVQGRAEVAPAPEIAAAYQARSPFLQQLAWQNTFEFAQLPDDERRDRWATFTEAHTDGASEPIFSQPETWIGFLVRPTRMTFWSSGSDAPSRRVEYRATSGGWTVAYLPG; translated from the coding sequence ATGAGTGAGCCGCAGAGCCCCTGGCAGGTGGTCGAAGAGTGGCTGCCCGGCAACGACGAGCCCGAACGCCCGCAGATGAACCTCTCGACCGTGAGCATCACCGGGGAACCGGATGCCCGCACGGTGCTGTTGAGCGAGTGGGACTCCCAGGGCTTCTACTTCCACACCGACGCGCTCTCGCGCAAAGCGGCCGCGATCGTCGCGAACCCCGCCGTCGCCCTCACCTTCCTCTGGCCGGGGTTCACCAAGCAACTCGTGGTGCAGGGGCGCGCTGAGGTCGCCCCGGCGCCCGAGATCGCCGCCGCCTATCAGGCACGCTCGCCCTTCCTCCAGCAGTTGGCCTGGCAGAACACCTTCGAGTTCGCACAGTTGCCGGATGACGAGCGTCGCGACCGCTGGGCGACTTTCACCGAGGCGCACACCGACGGGGCATCCGAGCCCATCTTCTCCCAGCCCGAGACCTGGATCGGCTTCCTGGTGCGACCCACCCGTATGACCTTCTGGTCGAGTGGATCGGATGCCCCGAGTCGCCGGGTCGAATACCGCGCGACCTCCGGCGGCTGGACCGTCGCCTACCTCCCGGGCTGA
- a CDS encoding creatininase family protein codes for MSVSSRDLVNLSGPAASAALTEDSILVLPTGAIEHHGPHLPLSTDFLMADLIGRAVVESAASAGQDVWLLPPLAYTKSDEHHWAPGTVWLTWDTLMQTVVDIGRSVAATPAKTLVFYNGHGGNIALLQVALRELRRRFGLRTFLMGTGIIAGDGDVGPDERGFGIHGGHEETSMILHLRPDLVDMTQADRWVPDHMADLKHIKFNGGPVSFGWLSNDFGPVGVIGDATGATAEHGRVIFDRAVANGVSALDEIARFRHRP; via the coding sequence ATGAGCGTCTCGTCCCGTGACCTGGTCAACCTGTCCGGGCCGGCCGCCAGTGCCGCGCTCACCGAGGACTCCATCCTCGTGCTGCCGACCGGAGCGATCGAACACCACGGTCCACACCTGCCGCTCTCGACCGACTTCCTGATGGCCGACCTGATCGGGCGGGCGGTCGTCGAGTCCGCGGCATCCGCCGGCCAGGATGTCTGGTTGCTTCCGCCACTCGCCTACACGAAGTCGGACGAACACCACTGGGCGCCCGGCACCGTGTGGCTCACCTGGGACACCCTCATGCAGACGGTAGTCGACATCGGACGCTCGGTGGCCGCGACCCCCGCGAAGACCCTCGTGTTCTACAACGGGCACGGCGGAAACATCGCCCTCCTTCAGGTGGCCCTCCGCGAGCTGCGGCGACGCTTCGGCCTGCGCACCTTCCTCATGGGCACCGGAATCATCGCGGGAGACGGCGACGTGGGTCCGGACGAACGCGGCTTCGGCATCCATGGGGGCCACGAGGAGACGTCGATGATCCTGCACCTGCGGCCCGACCTCGTGGACATGACGCAGGCCGACCGGTGGGTTCCCGACCACATGGCTGACCTGAAGCACATCAAGTTCAACGGCGGCCCCGTGAGCTTCGGCTGGCTGTCGAACGACTTCGGGCCCGTAGGCGTCATCGGCGACGCGACCGGTGCCACCGCGGAGCACGGTCGGGTGATCTTCGACCGTGCCGTAGCGAACGGCGTCTCGGCGCTCGATGAGATCGCCCGATTCCGGCACCGACCATGA
- a CDS encoding FAD-binding oxidoreductase — MNDSPIAALEAELRELLGDRGVSVELAARQRASTDGAHLSPVIKEQLPLGLAELVAYPASAELIAATVAAAVRHGIPITPRGKGTGNYGQAIPMAGGLVLDMSRARAITEVGDGFITAEAGASMAALEQAANKAGQQILMYPSTANSSLGGFLSGGSGGTGSIKHGSNSQGFVAALDVVHAVEDASLVHVAGEAAQPYVHNYGTAGIIARATVVTEPLQDWRGFFASFDTFEQAISVIREIGALEPTPRLVSADLATLANALPPDPAIPADRASLRAILDLSTVAAATALVESAAGRVEDVREGAQATMRISMMSYNHPIEFLQKVYPDRYFHVEVSGDALVDRIDEVHAVYPGGMLHIEAQHERPIGMLAGVYSSAEEVFAGFEKLTELGVGYHNPHQWFVDFEPERTAALAATTDPQRLLNPGKLVAPSVSTGAKVS; from the coding sequence ATGAACGACTCCCCCATCGCCGCACTCGAGGCCGAGTTGCGCGAACTGCTCGGCGACCGCGGCGTCAGCGTCGAACTGGCCGCACGGCAGCGGGCCTCCACCGACGGCGCACACCTCTCCCCCGTGATCAAGGAGCAGCTGCCTCTCGGGCTCGCGGAGCTCGTGGCCTACCCGGCCAGCGCGGAGCTGATCGCCGCGACCGTCGCGGCTGCCGTGCGCCACGGCATCCCGATCACCCCGCGCGGCAAGGGCACCGGCAACTACGGCCAGGCCATCCCGATGGCCGGCGGACTCGTGCTCGATATGTCCCGCGCCCGGGCGATCACCGAGGTCGGCGACGGGTTCATCACCGCGGAGGCCGGCGCATCGATGGCAGCGCTCGAACAGGCGGCAAACAAGGCCGGCCAGCAGATCCTGATGTATCCGTCCACGGCCAATTCCTCGCTCGGTGGCTTCCTCTCCGGGGGCTCCGGCGGCACCGGATCGATCAAGCACGGCTCCAACAGTCAGGGCTTCGTCGCCGCCCTCGACGTGGTGCACGCGGTGGAGGATGCCTCGCTCGTGCACGTCGCCGGTGAGGCCGCCCAGCCCTACGTGCACAACTACGGCACCGCCGGGATCATCGCCCGGGCCACCGTCGTCACCGAACCGCTGCAGGACTGGCGCGGATTCTTCGCGAGCTTCGACACCTTCGAGCAGGCGATCTCCGTGATCCGGGAGATCGGCGCGCTCGAACCCACGCCCCGCCTGGTCTCGGCGGACCTGGCGACCCTGGCCAACGCCTTGCCGCCGGATCCGGCCATTCCCGCCGACCGGGCGAGCCTGCGGGCGATCCTCGATCTCTCGACGGTCGCCGCGGCGACGGCCCTGGTCGAATCGGCCGCGGGCCGGGTCGAGGACGTGCGTGAAGGCGCGCAGGCCACGATGAGGATCAGCATGATGTCCTACAACCACCCGATCGAGTTTCTGCAGAAGGTCTACCCCGACCGCTACTTCCACGTGGAGGTCAGCGGCGACGCGCTCGTCGATCGCATCGACGAGGTGCACGCGGTGTACCCCGGCGGCATGCTGCACATCGAGGCGCAGCACGAGCGCCCGATCGGCATGCTCGCCGGCGTCTACTCCAGCGCCGAGGAGGTCTTCGCGGGCTTCGAGAAGCTCACCGAACTGGGCGTCGGATACCACAATCCGCACCAGTGGTTCGTGGACTTCGAGCCGGAGCGCACCGCGGCCCTCGCGGCGACGACCGACCCGCAGCGGCTGCTGAACCCGGGCAAGCTCGTCGCCCCGTCGGTGTCCACCGGAGCCAAGGTCTCATGA